TCGGCAGAGCGTGTGGAACCTGCTGGGCCTGACCTTTATGCTGCTGCTGGCCACCACGGATCCGCGGCGCATTTTCCGCTACAGCTTCGCCTCCTACCTCATCGGCCTGGTGGCTCTGGCGGCAGTGCTGGTGGTGGGCAAGAAGATCGGCGGATCCACGCGGTGGTTCGTCATCGCTGGGCAGACCTTCCAGCCCTCCGAGCTGATGAAGTGGGTGACGCTGCTCTATGTCTCCCAGCGCCTGGGTTCCCGCAACGCAGAGCACGTCAGCCGTCTGGAACTGTTCGGCGCCGTGGGCCTGGTGGTGTTCCCCATGCTGCTCATCCAGCGCCAGCCGGACCTGGGCATGGCCCTCAGCTACCTGCCGATTCTTCTCATCATCCCCCTCATGAAAGGACTGCGGGCCCGCTGGGTGGTGGCCCTGCTGCTGCTGATCGGCGTGGGCGGCTTTGGCGCCTGGAAGTTCGCCCTGAAGCCCTACCAGAAACAGCGGGTGATGATCTTTCTCGATCCCTCCAGCGACCTGCAGGGCAAGGGCTACCAGGTGAACCAGAGCCGCATCGCCATCGGCTCCGGCGGCCTCATCGGGAAGGGCTTCACCAGCGGTTCCCAAACGCAGCTGAATTTCCTCCCGGTTAAGACGACGGACTTTGCCTTCAGTGTGTGGGCGGAAGAACGCGGCTTCCTCGGCGTGCTGCTGGCCCTGGGCCTCTTCGGCCTGCTGCTAAGCCGCATCCTGGATGCGGCCCGGGTCGCCCACACCAATGCCGAGGCCTACTTCTGTGCGGGCGCGGCGGGCATCTTTTCCCTGCACTTGCTGGTGAACGTGGGCATGGTGGCGGGAGCCCTGCCCAACAAGGGCATGGTGCTGCCTTTCTTCAGCGCGGGTGGCAGCAGTACCCTGAGCTTCTTCCTGGCCCTGGGCATCATCATGGGCATCCTCCACCGGTCGAGGGTGAAGTGATGGCGGTTCTGTGTTCCGCTTTTCCGGCCCGAATCTCCCGGAAGTGCCAACGTCAGCCGAGGGTGAGATGAGCGACATGCGGCAACGCCTGAAGGATCTGGCCGATCAGGTGCGACAGCACCGCCACCGCTACTACGTGCTGGATCAGCCCACGGTCTCAGATGCCGAGTACGATGCGCTGGAACGGGAGCTGCGGGCCCTGGAAGAGGCCCACCCCGATCTGGCGGACCCCAACAGTCCCACGCGGCGCGTCGGCGCACCGCCGGTGGAAGCCTTCGCGAAGCGCCGCCACCAGACACCCATGCTGAGCCTCGACAACGCCTATTCGGAAGAGGAGCTGCGGGACTGGGAAGTGAAGTGGCGGAAGCTGGCGCCCGAGGCTGAGCCCCGCTATGCCGTGGAGCTGAAGGTGGATGGCCTTTCCCTGTCGCTGAAGTACGTGGGCCGGGAGTTGGTGGAGGCCCTCACCCGGGGCGATGGCGAAACGGGGGAGCTGGTCACCGAGAACGCTCGGACCATCGCCGACATTCCGCTGAGGCTGCCTGAAGGCGCCCCCGAACAGCTGGAAGTTCGTGGCGAAGTCTTCCTCTCCCGCAAACGCTGGGAGGAACTGAACCAGCAGCGAGATGCACGCGGCGAAGCCCGCTTCGCCAACCCCCGCAACGCGGCCAGCGGCACCATGAAGCTGCTGGACAGCCGCGAAGTGGCCGCTCGTCGGCTTTCTTTCCTGCCCTGGCAGGCCCTCTGGCCTGAGGGCGAGGGCGCGAATCATGCCCAGGGCATGGCGCGGCTCGGCGCTTGGGGATTCGGAGTGATGCCGGCCCATGCTGAAGGCGATCTGGAGGCGGTAATGGCCTTCATCCGAGGTCAAGCGGAAGCGCGGCTGGCCTTGCCCTTCGATACGGATGGTGTGGTGCTGAAGGTGCTCGATCCGGCCATGCAGCAGCGGCTCGGCGCCACGGATCGCGTGCCCCGCTGGGCCGTGGCCTTCAAGTTCCCCTCGACGCAAGTGACCACCACGGTGCTGGGCATCACCTGGCAGGTGGGCCGCTCGGGCAAGCTGACCCCGGTGGCTGAACTGGAGGCAGTCGAGGTGGGCGGTTCCACCGTGCGCCGTGCCACCCTGCACAACGCCGACGAGCTGGCGCGATTGGGGCTGAGAATTGGCCACCGCGTCTTCATCGAAAAGGGCGGGGAAGTGATCCCCAAGGTGGTGGCCCTGGTGCCCGGCGAGGAATCGCGGGACCTGCCCGCGCCGGACATCCCGGCCCGCTGCCCCGAATGTGCGGGCCCCGTGGGCAAGACGGACGACGAGGAGGTGGCCATCCGTTGCCTCAATCCCGAATGCCCCGCGAAGCTGGTGGGCCGCGTGTTGCACTTCGGCGGCCGCTCGGCCCTGGACATCGAGGGCATGGGCGAGGCGCTGGTGGAGCAGGTGGTGGCCTCCGGTCGCTTCCAGCAGCCCTGGGAGCTGTTCAGCCTGCTGCAGGACCCGCGTTCCGGGCTGGCCTATTTCTCTAGCCTTGAGCGGATGGCGGAGAGATCGGCTCAGAACCTGATCGCGGCCCTGGATGGGGCTCGCGTGAAACCGCTGTCCCGCTGGATCCACGCCCTGGGCATTCCCATGGTGGGGGCCCGTACGGCGGAACTGCTGGCGGAGGCCCATCCTTCACTTGAGGCGCTATGGGCTGCCGACGAGCATCGTCTTCAGGCTGTGGAAGAAGTGGGCCCCAAGGTGGCCGCCGCAGTTCGGGCCTTCGTCCAACTGCATCCGGAATTGCCCGCTCGCCTGGCGGAGCTGGGCATTCAGCCCACCCCTCCGGTACCCAGGGATCTCTCTGCGCTGCCCCTCGCAGGCGAGGTCGCGGTGGTGACGGGCACGTTGCCGAGCCTGGGCCGGGAGGAGGCTGAAGCCCTGCTGAAGCGCCTGGGGGCCAAGGTGACGGGAAGTGTCAGCGCGAAGACCACCCTGTTGCTGGCCGGTGACAAGGCGGGATCCAAGCTCGCCAAAGCCGAGGCCCTGGGCATTCCCGTGCGCGATGAGGCCTGGCTCCGGGGGCTGGAGGGATGATGGGTGGGGCCCCTTCCTCCTTCCAAAAAGGCCTGGACGGAGTCGGACGCGCATCCGATGATCGGATTTTGAACGTCCGGAACCCCCCGTGCTGACGCGCCTTGGCAAGTTCGAGATCATCCGCCTGCTGGCCCAGGGCAGCATGGGCGAAGTCTACGTGGGCCGCGATCCCATCATTGGCCGCGAGGTGGCCATCAAGGTGATCCATACCTCCGCCGGGATGGGCCCCCAGGCCCGGGAGCGCTTCGCCACGGAAGCCCGCGCCGCGGGCGTGCTGAACCACCCGAACATCGTGACCGTCCACGAACTGGGTGAGGATCAGGGCGTGCTCTACCTGGCCATGGAGCTGGTGAAGGGCGAGGACCTGGGCACGCTGATCCGCGCGGGCACGCTGAGCCCCCGCGACACCCTGGAGGTGCTGGCCCAGGTCTGTGACGGCCTGGCCGTGGCGCACCGGCACCAGATCCTGCACCGCGACATCAAGCCCTCGAACATCCGCGTGGTGTGGGATGGCAAGAGCCTGCAGGCCAAGGTGCTGGATTTCGGCGTGGCCAAGGTCATCAACTCCGATACGACCGACGAGGGCACGGTGTTCGGCACCGTGAACTACATGGCGCCGGAGTACCTCCAGAGCGGGCGCCCGGATTCCCGCAGCGACCTCTTCGCCGTGGGCGTGATCCTCTATGAATCCCTGGCGGGGATCCCGCCCTTCGATGGGCCCAGTCCGGGTTCCGTCATCTACCGCCTGCTGCACGAGACGCCCGGCCCGCTGCCGCCCACGGCCTTCCACGGCATCAGCAGGGACGTGCAGGGCATCCTGCAGCACGCGCTGGCGAAGGATCCGGGCAACCGCTTCCAGACCGCCGAGGATCTGGCCACCGTGCTTCGCGCCGCCAAGGACACAGGCTGGCGCTGGGATCAGGAGCGTCCCACCACGGTGCTGAAGGTCAAGCGGCCCCCGATTGAACACGTGCAGAAGGCGCCCACGCCGCCCCGGGGGTTCGGAGGCATTCCCTCCGCGCTGCGTTCGCTGCCCCCCGTCAAGCCGAACCCCGGAGGTTCGGGGTCCCTCATCCTGCCGACCAAGCTCCCCAGGCCCACGGTGCGGGAGGTGCAGGCCACGGCCAGCTCGGGGCCACACGGCCGGACCGAGGTGCGCCGGGATGTGTTGGAGACCACCCGCCTTCAGCTGACCCAGGCTCTGGAACTGGATCCCACCAATGCCAAGGCCTACGCCATGCTGTTGGTGACCCACTACCGGTTGGGGCGCATGGATGCGCTCATGCAGACCCTTCGGCAGGCCAAACTCCACGGCATCCATCCCAACCAGCTGAAGGCCGTTCCCCGCTGCGAGCAGGTGGTGCAGGAGGAGATGGCGACCTGCCGTCTGCCCTTGGATCTTCACGCTGAATTCATGGAGTACCTCGGTCTTTGAGGTTTTGAGGCATTCAACCGACAAGGGGACTTTGGGATCCATCGTTACAAACGGGGTTTCCAGGTGGTGAGATGCAGCAGAAACTGGGACGGTTCGAGATCCTCCGACGGCTGGGGCAGGGGGCCATGGGTGAGGTGTTTCTGGGCCGCGATCCCGCCATCGGCCGCGAAGTCGCCCTCAAGACCATCCGCCAGGACGCGGCCCAGGGCGATGAAGCCCGGGAGCGCTTCGTCCGCGAAGCCCGGGCCGCCGGGACGCTGAACCATCCCAACCTGGTCACCATCCACGAATTCGGCGAAGACGAGGGCCTGCTCTACCTGGCCATGGAGTACGTGCCTGGTGTGGATCTGGAGGCCATGTTGCGGGACCGTGTGCTGGCGCCGGTGCAGGTGCTCGATCTGCTGGCCCAGGTCTGCGACGGCTTGGCTCACGCCCACCAGAAGGGCGTGTTGCACCGCGACATCAAGCCCAGCAATGTGCGGGTGCGCCGGGAAGGGGATCAGCTCCACGCCAAGGTGATGGATTTCGGCATCGCGCGGGTGGCTGGCTCCGACATGACAGGCACAGGCACTTTGATGGGCACCTTCGGTTACATGGCACCGGAATACATCCGGACCGGCGTGCCGGATGCGCGCAGCGACCTGTTCGCCGTGGGGGTGATTCTCTACGAAGCGCTGGCCGGCCGCCGTCCCTTCGAGGGCGACACCACCGCCACGGTGCTCTATCGCGTGGTGAACGAGGAACCGGCCCCCCTGGCCGCTTCGGATATCCGCGGCATCAGCCCCCAGATCGGCCGCCTGCTGGCCAAGGCCCTGGCCAAGGATCCCGACCATCGCTTCCAGAGCGCCGAGGCCATGGCCCGCACCCTGCGCGAGGCCATGAACCCCGCCTGGACAGGCGCAGCGTTCGGTGCGCCCACCCGAACCATCGCGCGGCCCCCGGTTCCCACGGCCCAGCCCCGTTCCGCTTCGAGGGGCCGGAGCCTCTGGTCCTTGGCGGCGGTCCTCATGATCGTGGGCGGCGGGGGCTTCGGCCTCTGGTTCTGGTGGCAGCATCGGCCGCCCCGCCTCATCACGATGCCAGAGCCTGCGCTGCCTTCCTCCCAGCTCGCCCTTCAGGCCACGGCATCTCCGGAACCCACCTCGACTCGGCCTGCCCCCAAACCGCATTCGACGGTGAAGGCCCCCGCTCGCATGACGGAACTGGAGGCTTCCGCGCTGCTCAACGAGGCGGCCAAGGGCCTGGTGGATCAGCCCCAGGGCAGCCTCGCGTTGTGTGATCGCGTGATCCGCGACCATCCGCTGAATCCCCGCGCTTACGCGCTGAAGATGACGGCCCTTTACGGCTTGGGGCGCTACCAGGAGATGCCCGGCGTGCTGGATGCGGGCAAGGAACAAGGCATCACACCGGCCCAGTTCCTGGCCTTCGGCCACTTCACCGCCATGCTGCGGGAAGAGCGGCGGGAGCGGCGCCTGCCGCCCGAAGTGCGGGAATCCCTTGTGGCGGAGCTGCCCCTGGGGGCGCTGAAGCCAGGGCAGGGCGGCCGGCGGCGGGCTCAGCGGCCGTCGAGGGACTGAAGCTCCACCAGGTTCCAGTCGCTTCCGCTTCGAGCCCAGCGCAGGCTGAAGCTGCGATGGGAGGCGTCCTGGGGCAGCAGGCCCCCGCTGCGTCCCGTCAGGATGAGATCCACTTCCTGGAACGCCTGGTTCCCGCGAACGGTCACTCGGTTGTCCACCACGGTGACTCCCACCTTCTCCTGGCGCAGCATGCCCATCAGGAAGAGCCTCGCCGTCGCCTTGTCCATGCCCTCGGGGCCCCGGAAGGCGGCATCCAGGGCTTCGGATGCTGTGGCGGCATCGCCCTTCTCCACGGCGGCGCGACAGGCCTCGAAACGCCGTTTGACCTGATCTTCCGGCTTGTCAGAGTGGCATGCCAGCAAGGCAAAGATCGCAAAAAGGGTGACAATGCTTTTCCCCACGGCGGCACCTCTTCCCACTGAACCTCACGTGGAGGATAGCGCCTTGGATCATGAAGCCCGTTTCGAGATCCTTCGCATCCGCGTGGGGCTGGCCTCAACGACTGTTCGCTGCGCCTCAGTGTGGGCGTGAAATGAGGAGCAGGATCTTCCCGAGGATCTGGAGCGGGTGCTGCCGGTCTTGAATCACCCGCCGACCACAGGAACACCGAGAAGGGCAGCAGGGCGATTCTCGGTGGCCCTCTGGGTTTTCTGTGTTCCTGTTTTTGCCGCTTCAGCCCAGCCCATGCGTCCGGTACAGCTCCGGGTAGCTGCGCGGTTCTGCGCGGTCCGGCGCGAGCCCGAGGCCCTCCATGGCCGCACGGATGGCCTGGGGGTCGCCTTCCAGCTCCAGGTAGCAGCCGAAGGGCGTTTCATCGAGGCAGGCTTCCAGCTCTTCCCGCTCCCACACGGCCCGCACCTTCTCCATGCGCATGACGGGCTCAAAACCCAGGGCCCTGAGAATGGCCTCCAGGGCGGCGGCATCGGCGATTCCGGTTTCGTGTTCAGGGCGGATCTTCAGGATGGGGTCGGGCACCTTGGGCCCCTTCCAGGTGAGGCGGGCGTGCCCTGCATACGAGCGGGTGCGCAGGGCGGAGCCCGCTGCACGCAGCTGGCCATCGCGATCCCAGAGCACGCTGATTTCGGCCTGGGCCGGTGTCACTTCATGAAAGCCCAGGGCCTCCAGCAGCGGGCGGTAGGGGCCCGTGGCGGGGATGCGAAGTTTCAATTCCGTTTCCAGGGCGGGCTTGTGCTTCATGGCGGCGCAACTCCGATGAGTCATGATGGTGGTGTCTCAGCGGATCCATCGTGATTCCCCAACGGTACATCATCGCCACCCTCTTCATCGCCGCCATGCTGCTGCTCTTCGCGGTGGTGCAGGCGCCGCGTCCGGTCAGCGCCGGGGGCGTCACGGCGGTGGAATCGCCAGCGGTCATGAACCTGGGCGGCTATGAAACGCTGGCGGAATTCCGCCTCGCGGATGGCTGGGCGCCGCGTTTCCAGGGTGCCCTGGATCCCGATCAGTCCGAGGCCTGGCCCTTCGAGGGGGGCTTTGGCACGCCCTGGGAGCCGGCCTCGCCCTACCTTGCGGACCAGGGTTTGGCCCTGAACGGCCCAGGGGGGCGGAGCGAGGTCGTTCTCTGGCGCGGGCTCGAATGGCGCCATTACCGCTTCGATGCCCCGCTCTGTTCGGCACGGCTGGATCCCGCCAAGGGCAACCGGCTGCTGGTGACGCTCCAGATGGGCGCCGCCCGTTTTGAAACCCGGCTGCTTGAAGTGCCTGAAGGGCGCGTCATTTGGTCCGCCCAGTCCGGCCCCTGGAGCCGGTTCAGCTGGGATGGCCGGGCCGCGCTGATCGGCTTCTTTGAACCAGGAGAGGGCCGCAGTGATCCCAGGCTGCTTCTCAGCACCTTGCCCTGCGACCAGGAGCCGGGCGAAGCCACCCTGGCGGCCTGGGGTGAGCCCGACCTTCCCGCCGCGCCCCGGGGAACGGCGACCAAAGCTGAAGCCCTCACCGAGGATGGCCGCGACCTGCCGGGTCAGCGGGTGGAGCTTCCCTGGCATGCGGGTGACCGCTTTTGGCTCCCGAGGTCGGATCGCCTGTGGCATGGGGGGCAGCACGGATGGACTGCCTGGGGGCTCGAGGCGGGCCAATGGCGCCGCCTGGCGACGGGCGGTGGCCTGTTGACCGCCCAGCCCCCGCAGCGCATGGCCCTGGTGGAACCTCTTCCGGAAGAAGGCATGATCCGGAAGACCAGCCCCCTCACGAAGGCCGAGTGGACCGAGGTCGCTCCCGATGCTTTGGGCTGGCCCGCCTGGGATGCGGCCTGGGCCTGGCGGGCCGAGGGATCGGGCTGGGGCGCCTTCGATGCCTGGGACCAGCGCTGGAACGAAAGCGCCTTGCCGCCCGAACGCCAGCGCCAGACCCTCTTCGAGTCCTACCGGTCCGAGTGGCGATCCGCCTGCGGCCTGCGGCTCTCCGTGAAGGGCTGGCTGCCGCGGGGGCCGGAAATCGCCCTGCGGGAGCCACTGGGCACCGCCTGGATCTGGGTGGGAGACCGGGCTCTGTTGGTACGCCTGGTGGAGGTCGAGCGGGTCCGAATAATCAGGAAGCTGCTGCGCTGAACCGATCCATTGATACCGAAGTGCACATTTCTGGTAGCGTTGTGCCCAGCCAC
This sequence is a window from Geothrix sp. PMB-07. Protein-coding genes within it:
- the rodA gene encoding rod shape-determining protein RodA, translated to MKERFRALDPRLLWVLMALIALGTLTLFSAGRQTPQATIWLRQSVWNLLGLTFMLLLATTDPRRIFRYSFASYLIGLVALAAVLVVGKKIGGSTRWFVIAGQTFQPSELMKWVTLLYVSQRLGSRNAEHVSRLELFGAVGLVVFPMLLIQRQPDLGMALSYLPILLIIPLMKGLRARWVVALLLLIGVGGFGAWKFALKPYQKQRVMIFLDPSSDLQGKGYQVNQSRIAIGSGGLIGKGFTSGSQTQLNFLPVKTTDFAFSVWAEERGFLGVLLALGLFGLLLSRILDAARVAHTNAEAYFCAGAAGIFSLHLLVNVGMVAGALPNKGMVLPFFSAGGSSTLSFFLALGIIMGILHRSRVK
- the ligA gene encoding NAD-dependent DNA ligase LigA — encoded protein: MSDMRQRLKDLADQVRQHRHRYYVLDQPTVSDAEYDALERELRALEEAHPDLADPNSPTRRVGAPPVEAFAKRRHQTPMLSLDNAYSEEELRDWEVKWRKLAPEAEPRYAVELKVDGLSLSLKYVGRELVEALTRGDGETGELVTENARTIADIPLRLPEGAPEQLEVRGEVFLSRKRWEELNQQRDARGEARFANPRNAASGTMKLLDSREVAARRLSFLPWQALWPEGEGANHAQGMARLGAWGFGVMPAHAEGDLEAVMAFIRGQAEARLALPFDTDGVVLKVLDPAMQQRLGATDRVPRWAVAFKFPSTQVTTTVLGITWQVGRSGKLTPVAELEAVEVGGSTVRRATLHNADELARLGLRIGHRVFIEKGGEVIPKVVALVPGEESRDLPAPDIPARCPECAGPVGKTDDEEVAIRCLNPECPAKLVGRVLHFGGRSALDIEGMGEALVEQVVASGRFQQPWELFSLLQDPRSGLAYFSSLERMAERSAQNLIAALDGARVKPLSRWIHALGIPMVGARTAELLAEAHPSLEALWAADEHRLQAVEEVGPKVAAAVRAFVQLHPELPARLAELGIQPTPPVPRDLSALPLAGEVAVVTGTLPSLGREEAEALLKRLGAKVTGSVSAKTTLLLAGDKAGSKLAKAEALGIPVRDEAWLRGLEG
- a CDS encoding serine/threonine-protein kinase; the encoded protein is MLTRLGKFEIIRLLAQGSMGEVYVGRDPIIGREVAIKVIHTSAGMGPQARERFATEARAAGVLNHPNIVTVHELGEDQGVLYLAMELVKGEDLGTLIRAGTLSPRDTLEVLAQVCDGLAVAHRHQILHRDIKPSNIRVVWDGKSLQAKVLDFGVAKVINSDTTDEGTVFGTVNYMAPEYLQSGRPDSRSDLFAVGVILYESLAGIPPFDGPSPGSVIYRLLHETPGPLPPTAFHGISRDVQGILQHALAKDPGNRFQTAEDLATVLRAAKDTGWRWDQERPTTVLKVKRPPIEHVQKAPTPPRGFGGIPSALRSLPPVKPNPGGSGSLILPTKLPRPTVREVQATASSGPHGRTEVRRDVLETTRLQLTQALELDPTNAKAYAMLLVTHYRLGRMDALMQTLRQAKLHGIHPNQLKAVPRCEQVVQEEMATCRLPLDLHAEFMEYLGL
- a CDS encoding serine/threonine-protein kinase, producing the protein MQQKLGRFEILRRLGQGAMGEVFLGRDPAIGREVALKTIRQDAAQGDEARERFVREARAAGTLNHPNLVTIHEFGEDEGLLYLAMEYVPGVDLEAMLRDRVLAPVQVLDLLAQVCDGLAHAHQKGVLHRDIKPSNVRVRREGDQLHAKVMDFGIARVAGSDMTGTGTLMGTFGYMAPEYIRTGVPDARSDLFAVGVILYEALAGRRPFEGDTTATVLYRVVNEEPAPLAASDIRGISPQIGRLLAKALAKDPDHRFQSAEAMARTLREAMNPAWTGAAFGAPTRTIARPPVPTAQPRSASRGRSLWSLAAVLMIVGGGGFGLWFWWQHRPPRLITMPEPALPSSQLALQATASPEPTSTRPAPKPHSTVKAPARMTELEASALLNEAAKGLVDQPQGSLALCDRVIRDHPLNPRAYALKMTALYGLGRYQEMPGVLDAGKEQGITPAQFLAFGHFTAMLREERRERRLPPEVRESLVAELPLGALKPGQGGRRRAQRPSRD
- a CDS encoding class IV adenylate cyclase, which produces MKHKPALETELKLRIPATGPYRPLLEALGFHEVTPAQAEISVLWDRDGQLRAAGSALRTRSYAGHARLTWKGPKVPDPILKIRPEHETGIADAAALEAILRALGFEPVMRMEKVRAVWEREELEACLDETPFGCYLELEGDPQAIRAAMEGLGLAPDRAEPRSYPELYRTHGLG